CCAGGTCGACGAAGAGTTCCAGGAAGTTCGCCTGCCGCACGTCCTCCCGATGTCGCAGCAGGTCCTCCCCTGACTTGCCGCTCCGGAGTAGGCCCATATCCGCCATGCTCGCCGGTGGCACCCCGGCCCGGAGGCGGGACAGGGTGCCCGCCATCCGACCGGGTCGCGGCCCAGGGCGGCTCCGGCATGACCCGGTCGGTAGCGGGTACCGCCTGGTCATGGCGACGGGACGCTACGACGACGAGGTGGCCGCGCTGGCGACGCCGCTGGGCGATCCCGGCGACCTGGACGTGTTGCTGGACCGGGTGGGCGACGCCCGGGTGGTGATGCTGGGCGAGGCGAGCCACGGCACCCACGAGTTCTACACCTGGCGGGCGGCCGTCACGAGGCGGCTCGTCGAGGAGAAGGGCTTCTCGTTCGTGGCCGTGGAGGGCGACTGGCCGGACTGCGACCGGGTGGACCGCAGCGTCCGCTGCCGTACCGACGCACCGGCCGACCCGCGCGACGCGCTGACCACCTTCGAGCGGTGGCCGACGTGGATGTGGGCCAACGAGGAGGTGGCCGACTTCGCGCGCTGGTTGCGCGCCCACAACGCCCGCGTGGCCGAGGCCGACCGGGCCGGCTTCCACGGCCTGGACGTCTACTCGCTGTGGGAGTCGCTGCGCGAGATCCTCACCTGGCTGCGCGAGCACGACCCGGAGCAGGTGCCCACCGCGCTGGCGGCGTACCGCTGTTTCCAGCCGTACGGCGAGGACGCTCAGCGCTACGCCCTGGCCACCCGGTTCGTGCCCACCAGCTGCGAGGACGAGGTCGTCGACCTGCTGGTCCGGCTGCGCGTGCGGGCCGCCGCCGACGGCGCGGACCGGTTCGGGGCCTGGCAGAACGCCGAGGTCGTCGCCGGCGCCGAACGCTACTACCGGGCGATGGTCCGGGGCGGCCGGGAGTCGTGGAACGTCCGCGACCGGCACATGGACGACACCCTCGACCGGCTCCTGGCCCACTACGGACCGCAGGCCAGGGCGGTCGTCTGGGCACACAACACCCATGTCGGCGACGCCCGCGCGACCGACATGGTCGACGCCGGCGAGGTCAACATCGGTCAGCTCGCCCGGGAACGGCACGGCCCGGACCAGGTGGTGCTGGTCGGTTTCGGCACCCACCACGGCACCGTGCTCGCCGGCGACGCGTGGGGCGCTCCGGTGGAGGTGATGCGGGTGCCCCCGGCCCGCCGGCACTCCCTGGAGGAGGCGCTGCACGCCGCCGCGCCGGAGCAGGCCCTCTTCGTCTTCCCGTCAACTCCGCAGGCCGACCTGCTCAGCCACGAACTCGACCATCGGGCCATCGGTGTCGTGTACCACCCGGACCGGGAGAGTTGGGGCAACTACGTGCCCACCGTGCTGGGTGACCGTTACGACGCGTTCTGCTGGATCGACGAGTCCCGGGCCCTGCGGCCGCTCCGCGTCCGACGCAGCAGCCCGAGCGAACCGGAGACGTTCCCGTCCGGCGTCTGACCCCGAGGCTCGACCCGGCTGCTGGCGGTTTACCGCCCGTGGGCCCGGGAAGCCAGCATCGTCGGCGGCCCGAGCCGCTCTCGGGCCGTGACCGAGACACGGGGAGGTTGACATGGCTGACCGGGAGCAACTCCACGACCTGCGCCAGCAGGCTCACCAGGCCGGCATCGGGGGCAACTCCAAGATGACCGAACAGCAGTTGCGCCAGGCCCTGCGCAAGGTCGGCAAGGGCGCCGACCCGCAGCTCGCCAAGCGGGAGGCCAAGAGCTGACCGGCACTCGACGCCCGTACCCGATCGGGTACGGGCGTCGAGTGCCCGCCACCGGGGCTCGGTGATACCGTCGCCCCGGTGTTGGGAGTTTCGGACGATTCCACCGGAACGCCGTTGTCCTACCGGCAGGTACTCGCCAGTCCCAACGTTCCGCAACTGCTGTTGGCGGCATCGCTCTCCCGGCTGGCGGAAGGCGTGCTGCTCTTCGTCGTCGTCCTCTACGTCATCGTGGAGTTCGGCTCCGCCTCGCTCGCCGGCCTCAGCGCGTTCTTCCTGACCCTGCCCGGCTTCCTGGTGAGCCCGGTCGCCGGTGCCGTCCTCGACCGGCTCGGCGTGGTCCGCGCCGTGGTCCTGGACACCCTGTCGAGCGCCGTCCTCATCGCCACGATCGCCGTGTTGTCGTGGGCGGACGCCCTCCGCGCGCCGATCCTTTTCGTGCTGCTCACGCTCTACTCGCTGACCAGCCCGCTGACCTCGGGCGGGATCCGGACGCTCTTCCCCCGGTTCGTCCCCGAGCCCGCCTACGACAAGGCGAACGCCCTCGACCTGAGCACCTTCTCGGTGATCGACGTCGTCGGGCCGTTGATCGCCGGTGCCCTCTTCGCCGGGATCGGCGCCAATCCGACGCTGCTCTGCGTGGCCGTCACGTACGCTCTGGCCGCCGCCAGCGTCGCCCTGCTGCGGGAGCCCGCCCCCGAGACGGAGCACCCACCGCCCCGACAGCACCTGCTCCGGGCGGCCTGGGACGGCGTCGTCCACCTGGTGCGCAACCCCACGCTGCGCGCGCTCGCGGTCTCCTACTCGCTCTACCAGGCCGCCTCCGGCATGCTGATCGTCATCGTGCCGGTCGCCGTGGGCCGGTGGCTCGGCGACACCGACGGGACCGAGCGGTACGTCGGCGTACTGTGGGCCGTTGCCGGCCTGGCCGGCACGGTCGGCGCGCTGGTCGCCGGCAGGCTGGTCGGCGCCGGACGCGAGCGCGCCTACATGGTCGGCGCCACGCTGGTCTGCGCTGCCGCGATCTTCCCGGTCAGCGCACTCGGCTCGATCGTCGCCCTGGGCGCCGGTCTCGCCCTGGTCGGTCTCAGCGAGGGCGCCGTCAACGTCAGCCTGCTCTCGCTACGGCAGCGTCGGACCGAGCCGGCCTGGCTCGGGCGGGTCATGACCGTGTCGATCAGCGTCAACCTGATGGGGTTCCCGGTCGGCACGCTGCTGGGTGGCCTCGTCGTGACCCACTCGGTGACCGTGGCGCTGGCCGTCGCCGCCGCGCTGGCGGTCGGGTCGGCCGCGTCCGCCCGCCTCCTCGTCCCCGGAGAGGCCTGAGCGGTCCCCACCCCGGCACGTCGGCGACGGCCGGGCTCGCCCGCCGGCTTCGGAGCCGGCGGCACCTCCACCACGACACGACCGGCAGGGGGGTGGCTGGCTCTGGGTGGCCCGGTCGCATCCGCCGGCATCGACGCGGCCCGGACCATTGCCTGGCGGGACGGATCCCGCACCCGTGGGGCAAGCCGGTGAAGACGCGTTCCCGGTTCGTGTTCCTCCGCGTCCGTCCGGCCGGTCGGATCCTGCGGGCCGCCCACCGCGACCACGACCTGCCCGAGGCGTGGCTGATCGCCGAATGGCCGGCCAATCGGAACCCACCAAGTACTGGCTGTCGAACCTGCCGGCCACCACAGCGAAACGCACCCTCATCCGGTGGGCGAAACTCCGGTGGCACATCGAGCACGACTACCGCGAACTGAAGACCGGACTCGGCCTGGACCACTACGAGGGCCGCACCTGGCAGGGCTGGCACCACCACGTCACCCTCGTGTCCGCCGCCCACGCCTTCTGCACCCTGCAACGCCTCGACCCAAAAGCCCCCGCGCCGGCCTGACCCTCTACGCCGTACTTCGCGAACTACAAGCCCACCTCGCCCGCCTGGCCGGCGCCTGCCCCACCGGCAAGACCCGCTTCCCCACCAGACGAGAACCCCGAGACCAACTCCGATCATGACAAAGCACTACCAGGGCCCTGAGGACCCCAGCCGAGACTCCATCCGGCACCGCTTTCGATCCCGGACGGCAGGGCCGGCGCGTCTCACTCCCAGCGGAAGAAGCGGACCGCCAGCAGGCAACCGAGTACGGCGGTGATCCCCAGGGCCACGAGCTGCGGCACGGCCGGCGTACCGCCTGCCCACGCAGTGGCCACCGTGTCCACGGTGGCGCCCAGCGGCGAGTAGTCACCGATCCGCGCCAACACGGCCGGCATCTGGTCACGCGGCAACCAGGCCCCGGCGAGGAAGAGCAGCGGGAAGAACAGGGCCGGGCCGATGGACTGCGCCGCCCGGGCCGACGGGGCGAGCGCGGCGATGAGCAGACCCAGCCCGAACAGGCAGGCCACCCCGAGCAGGAAGGCCAGCACGAACCCTGGCACGTTGGCCGGGGCCGGCTGGTCCAGCAGGAACCGGACGCCGACGGCGGTCACCACCGCACCGGCGACACCCATCGCCAGGTTGACCACCACCT
The nucleotide sequence above comes from Micromonospora pallida. Encoded proteins:
- a CDS encoding erythromycin esterase family protein translates to MATGRYDDEVAALATPLGDPGDLDVLLDRVGDARVVMLGEASHGTHEFYTWRAAVTRRLVEEKGFSFVAVEGDWPDCDRVDRSVRCRTDAPADPRDALTTFERWPTWMWANEEVADFARWLRAHNARVAEADRAGFHGLDVYSLWESLREILTWLREHDPEQVPTALAAYRCFQPYGEDAQRYALATRFVPTSCEDEVVDLLVRLRVRAAADGADRFGAWQNAEVVAGAERYYRAMVRGGRESWNVRDRHMDDTLDRLLAHYGPQARAVVWAHNTHVGDARATDMVDAGEVNIGQLARERHGPDQVVLVGFGTHHGTVLAGDAWGAPVEVMRVPPARRHSLEEALHAAAPEQALFVFPSTPQADLLSHELDHRAIGVVYHPDRESWGNYVPTVLGDRYDAFCWIDESRALRPLRVRRSSPSEPETFPSGV
- a CDS encoding MFS transporter; translated protein: MLGVSDDSTGTPLSYRQVLASPNVPQLLLAASLSRLAEGVLLFVVVLYVIVEFGSASLAGLSAFFLTLPGFLVSPVAGAVLDRLGVVRAVVLDTLSSAVLIATIAVLSWADALRAPILFVLLTLYSLTSPLTSGGIRTLFPRFVPEPAYDKANALDLSTFSVIDVVGPLIAGALFAGIGANPTLLCVAVTYALAAASVALLREPAPETEHPPPRQHLLRAAWDGVVHLVRNPTLRALAVSYSLYQAASGMLIVIVPVAVGRWLGDTDGTERYVGVLWAVAGLAGTVGALVAGRLVGAGRERAYMVGATLVCAAAIFPVSALGSIVALGAGLALVGLSEGAVNVSLLSLRQRRTEPAWLGRVMTVSISVNLMGFPVGTLLGGLVVTHSVTVALAVAAALAVGSAASARLLVPGEA
- a CDS encoding ABC transporter permease; protein product: MNALSKLVAVEAKLFLREPVSLFFVFALPLGLMLVFGLPSRGGAEQTGGQHGELTFLPALALSLTIGMLALFTLPMALGIYRERRVLRRLATTPVNPALLLVAQVVVNLAMGVAGAVVTAVGVRFLLDQPAPANVPGFVLAFLLGVACLFGLGLLIAALAPSARAAQSIGPALFFPLLFLAGAWLPRDQMPAVLARIGDYSPLGATVDTVATAWAGGTPAVPQLVALGITAVLGCLLAVRFFRWE